GCAACAGTATATAGTAAATGCAGAAGCAAGTATTGGGGCAGGGCATGCGATAGGATATCCATTTGGAGTATTGATAGTTATATTAGCTGTAAATTTCTTCCCAACAATATTTAAAATAGATGTAGAAAAAGAGAAATTGCAATATAAAAAAGAATTAGAGGATGCAAAGAAATCGAGCAATTCATCCAAAGAAATAAAAGAAAGTAAGTTTGATATTTTAGGATTTGTAATAGCATGTACATTCGGATATATAATTGGAAACATAAATATATATCTACCATTTATAGGTTATTTTAGTTTAGGTTCAACGGGTGGGGTTCTGATAGGATCATTAATACTAGGCTATATAGGTAAAGTTGGAAGTATAAGTTTTAGAATGGACTCAAAGGTTCTAGGGGTTATAAGAGATGTTGCATTAGCATTTTTCTTAGCGATTGTAGGATTAAGATATGGATACAAGGCTGTTGATGCGTTAGTAGGAGCTGGAGCATATCTAGGAATTGTTTCTGTTGTAGTTGGAACAGTAGGTATGATGGTTGGATTTTTCTTAGGTAAATATGTACTAAAGATCAATTGGCCAATGTTATCTGGAGCTATATGTGGAGGTATGACATCTACACCTGGACTAGGAGCAGCTGTTGAGGCCTTAGGGGGTGATGAACCAGCTGCAGGATATGGAGCAACGTACCCATTTGCACTTTTAGGAATGGTTATTTTCACTATAATACTTCATAAATTACCGATGTAGTTATTGGATTTAAAATAAAATATGCTAGGAGGGGAAACTTATGGATAAAAGATTAAGATGTGATGAATTAAAAAGCAAAGTAATGAGTGCTAAAGAAGCCGCTAAATTATTTGAGGATAATATGGTTGTAGGAACTAGTGGATTTACACCTGCAGGATATCCCAAAGCAGTACCACTAGCTTTAGCTGATAGAGTAAAAAATGGAGAAAATATAGGTATTACACTTATAACTGGGGCATCTGTTGGACCAGAACTAGACGGAGCTTTAAGTGAACTTGGAATTATAAAAAGAAGGTATCCCTATCAAACAAATTCAAGTTGTAGAAACTCTATAAACAATTCATCTATAAATTATTCAGATATGCATTTAAGTCATACTCCACAATGGGTTAAGTATGGATTTTTTGGGAAGATGGATATAGCATTAGTAGAAGCAGTTGCTATAACAGAAGAAGGATATATAATTCCTTCTACATCAATAGGAAATTCAAATGTATTTGTAGAGTGTGCAGATAAAGTAATAATAGAAATAAATACATCTCAACCAATGGATTTAGAGGGAATTCATGATATTTATAACTTAGAAGCTCCTCCAAATAGAAAGCCAATTCCATTAGTCAAACCTGATGATAAAATAGGAACTCCATATATTATTTGTAATAAAGATAAAATAGCAGCAATAGTATATACAGATATAAAAGATAAAACAAGATCTGTTGCACCTATTGATTCAGTATCAGAAAAAATGGCTAAAAATCTCATAAGTTTTCTAGAAAAAGAAGTAGAAGCTAAGAGACTTCCAAAAAATTTATTACCTCTTCAGTCTGGAGTTGGAAGTGTAGCAAATGCAATTCTTGGAGGTCTGGTAGAATCAAAATTTGAAGACTTAGTAGTGTATTCAGAAGTAATACAAGATAGTGTTATAGATTTAATAGGATGTGGAAAAGTAAGATTTGCATCGGGGACATCATTAACTATATCTCCAGAAAGACTAGATAATTTTTATGAGAATTTTAGTAAATATAAAGATAAATTAATTCTTAGACCTCAAGAGATAAGTAATAGTCCTGAAGTTGCTAGAAGATTAGGCGTAATAGCTATAAATACTGCAATAGAAGTAGATATATATGGAAATGTTAATTCAACTAATATAATGGGTAGCAGAATGATGAATGGAATTGGAGGATCAGGTGATTTTTCAAGAAATGGTTATTTAACTATTTTTACAACAGAATCAATAGCTAAGGATGGAAAAATATCTAGTATAGTGCCTATGGTATCACATCATGATCATACAGAACATGATGTAATGGTAATTGTAACAGAACAAGGTGTAGCAGATTTAAGAGGACTATCTCCAAAGGAAAGAGCAGAAGAAATAATAAAAAATTGTGCACATCCTGACTATAAAGATGCTTTATATGATTATTTCAATAGAGCTTGCGAAGGTAAGTATAAACATACACCACATATTTTAGAAGAATCTTTATCGTGGCATAAAAAATTTCTAGATGATGGAAGTATGATTAAATAAAAATTAAAATTTTTTATTATAATAATGAAGAAAAATAAGTAATAGTTGCATTGTAAGTAGATAAATTCAATCAAAACATATGTGAATTGATTGAATTTATCTATATTTTCAAAATTAAAGTTTGACAGTATGAAAGATTAAATTTTGAAAATTTCAAATTTTAAAGTGTAATTCAGTGATGAAATAAAACTTGCATAAAAACGATTGCAATCTTAGGTGAAGGTATGTAATAATTTTAGTGAAGGGGTATTTATTAAAAATTTATATTAAAACTTAATATATATAATCTCTAAAAAATCATAATTGCTTAGAGATAAAGAATAGGGGGAGTTCATATGACGAAAAACAAGGAACAAATTCAAGAGAGCTTTAATAAATGGGAGGAAGGAAAAGTTAATAAGTCTATAGCTAGATTCCCAGAAAGAAAAGAAAAATTCGAGTTTGACACAGGGCAAGAAATGAAAAGGTTATATACACCATTAGATGCAGAATTTGATTATGAAAATGATCTAGGATATCCAGGCCAGTATCCATATACAAGGGGTGTTCAACCTACAATGTATAGAGGAAAATTCTGGACTATGAGAATGTATGCTGGGTTTGCAACAGCAGAAGAATCAAATCAAAGATATAAATATCTAATAGATCAAGGATCTATGGGGCTTTCAGTAGCATTTGACCTTCCGACTCAAATGGGTTATGACTCAGATGATGCAATATCAGAGGGAGAAGTTGGAAAAGTTGGAGTTTGTATAGATTCATTAGCAGATATGGAAATATTATTTGATGGTATACCTTTAGACAAGGTATCAACATCAATGACTATAAATGCACCAGCATCAGTACTTTTAGCAATGTACATAGCAGTTGCTGAAAAGCAAGGAGTTTCAGCTGACAAATTAAGAGGTACGATACAAAATGATATATTAAAAGAATATGTAGCAAGGGGAACATATATATTCCCAGTAAAACCATCCATGAGATTAATAACTGATATATTTGAATATTGTTCAAAAGAAGTACCTAAATGGAACACGATAAGTATATCAGGTTATCATATAAGAGAAGCAGGATCAAATGCAGTTCAAGAAGTAGCCTTTACATTAGCTGATGGTATAGCATATGTAAACTCAGCTATAGCAGCAGGTTTAAATGTAGATGACTTTGCACCTAGATTATCATTCTTCTTCAATGCACATAACAACTTATTAGAAGAGGTTGCAAAATTTAGAGCAGCAAGAAGAATATGGGCAAAAGTTATGAAAGAAAGATTTAAAGCGACTAATCCAAAATCATGGGCACTTAAGTTCCATACTCAAACAGCTGGTTGTACACTTACAGCACAACAACCTGAAAATAACATAGTCAGAGTGGCAATTCAAACATTAGCAGCAGTACTTGGAGGTACTCAATCATTACACACAAATTCAAAAGACGAAGCCCTAGCACTTCCAACAGAAGATTCAGTAAGAGTAGCACTTAGAACACAACAAATTGTAGCACACGAAAGTGGAGTAGCGGATAGTATAGATCCACTAGCAGGTTCTTATTATATAGAAAGTCTAACTAACCAAATAGAAGAAGAAGCATTAAGATTAATAGAAAAAATAGATGAATTAGGTGGAGCACCACAAGCTATAGAAAAAGGATTTATACAACAAGAAATAATGGATAGTGCATATAGATATCAAAAAGAAATTGAAAATAACGATAGAATTATAGTTGGAGTTAATAAATTCCAAATAGAAGAACAATCTCCAAAAGGATTATTAAAAGTTGATCCAATGGTTGGAGAAAGACAAAAAGAAAAGATACAAGAACTTAAAGAAAGAAGAAATGGTGAAAAAGTTAAACAAGCTCTAGAAGCACTTAGAAAAGCTTGTAATTCTGATGAAAATGTAATGCCATATATATTAGAAGCAGTTAGAGAATATGCTACATTAGGAGAAGTTTGTGGCGTTATGAGAGAAGAGTTTGGTGAATATAAACAAACGGTTATGATATAGGGGGTATATTGATATGAGACCAATAAGAGTATTAGTTGCAAAACCAGGATTAGATGGACATGATAGAGGAGCTAAAGTAATAGCAAGAGCATTAAGAGATGCTGGTATGGAGGTTATATATACAGGGCTTAGACAAACTCCAGAACAAATTGTAGCAGCAGCTATACAAGAAGACGTTGATGTTGTTGCAATGAGTATATTATCAGGAGCTCATAACCACTTACTACCGAAAGTTGTAGAATTGTTAAATGAAGAAGAAGCTGATGATATATTAGTAATAGGTGGAGGAGTAATTCCTGAAGATGATATTCCATACTTAAAAGAAAAAGGAATTGCAGAAATATTTACTCCAGGAACTCCAACTTCAATGACTATAGACTTTATTAGAGAGAATCTTAAAAGAGCATTAGCTTAAAAAGGAGATAAATATGAAAGATATAGTGAATAGGGTACTAGAAGGCAAAAAAAGAGATTGTGCTAGACTTATCACTATTGTAGAAAATGAGCAGCCTGGATATGAAGATGCTTTAAAAGACATATATAAACACACTGGAAGGGCCTATGTTATAGGGATAACAGGTCCTCCTGGTGCTGGAAAATCTACTTTAACTGATAAGTTAGTTAAACTTATAAGAAAAGAGGGTAAAAAAGTAGGAATTATAGCAATAGATCCAACAAGTCCCTTTACAAAAGGAGCTATACTTGGGGATAGAATCAGAATGAATGACTTAAATACAGATAAAGATGTATTTATAAGATCTATGGGAACAAGAGGAAGTTTAGGTGGACTATCTAATGCAACTCAAGCTGCTATAAAAGTTTTAGATGCTTATGGATGTGAGTATATATTTATAGAAACTGTAGGGGTTGGCCAATCAGAAATAGATATAGTTAAAACTGCAGATACAACTCTTATTGTCATGGTACCAGGTTTAGGTGATGATATACAGGCAATAAAAGCTGGAGTTATGGAAATTGCGGATGTATTTGCAGTAAATAAGGCAGATAAAGATGGAGCAAAGAGAACATCATTAGAGATAGAAATGATGTTAGACTTTAAGAAAGATTGGGAATTTAGACCACCTGTAAGTTTAGCTATTGCTGAAACTGGTGATGGAATAGATAAAGTTTATGAAAATATATTGAAACATAGGAAGTTTTTAGAAGAAAGCAATAAATTAAATGAAAAAAGATTAGAAAGAAATAGAATTGAAGTTAAGGAATTAGTCCAAAAGAAAGTATCTAGCTTAGTTAAAAATTTAGAGTATACAAAAGAGGTTGATGATTTATTATTAAAAACTATAAGTAAAGAAATTGACCCATACTCTATAAGTAATATGTTATTTGAAAAAGTTACAAAATAACAAGGGGGAGTAGTTATGGATATATTAAGAGTTGATCATGTAGGAATAGCGGTTAATAACTTAGAGGAAACTTTAAGGTTCTATGAAGATGTACTGGGATTAAAATGCCAAGGAACTGAAATTGTTGAAGATCAAAAGGTAAAAGTAGCTTTTTTACCAGTTGGAGATACAGAACTTGAACTATTAGAATCTACAACAGAAGATGGACCAATAGCTAAATTTATAGCAAAAAATGGTGGACGTGGAGGAATACAACACGTTGCAGTTAGAGTTGACAATATAGAAAAAGCTATAGAAGAAGTTAAGGCTAAGGGATATAAAATGATAGATGAAAAACCAAGATATGGAGCTGGTAATGCTAAAATAGCATTTTGCCACCCAAAAGGAACAGATGGAGTTTTATTAGAACTAAGTGAAAGAAATTAAATATAACAAAAATTTGGGGGTGATTTTGTGTCACAAGAAAAGTTAAATTTACTTTATGAAAAAAGACATAAAATAGAACAAGGTGGGGGACAAAAAAGAATAGATAAACAACATTCATCAGGCAAATTAACTGCAAGAGAAAGATTAAATCAATTATTTGATGAAAATACATTCGTTGAATTAGATGCATTTGTAAAACATAGATGTACAAATTTTGGAATGGAAAGCAAGGAAATACCAGGAGAAGGTGTAGTTACAGGATATGGTAAAGTGGAAGGCAGATTAGTTTGTGCATTTGCACAAGACTTTACTGTGCTTGGCGGGTCACTAGGGGAAATGCATGCGAAAAAAATTGGAAAAGTTATGGATACTGCTTTAAAGCTAGGAGCACCTGTTGTTGGACTTAATGATTCAGGAGGAGCTAGAATTCAAGAAGCTGTTGATGCACTTGCAGGATATGGAGAAATATTTTATAAAAACACAATTGCATCAGGTGTAGTTCCTCAAATTTCTGCAATAATGGGGCCTTGTGCAGGAGGAGCTGTTTATTCTCCAGCATTAACAGACTTTGTATATATGGTAGATAAAACTAGTCAAATGTTTATAACAGGACCTCAAGTTATAAAAACTGTTACTGGAGAAGAAGTAACAGCTGAAGAATTAGGGGGAGCATCAACTCATAACACAACTTCTGGAGTTGCTCACTTTATGGCTTCAAATGATGAAGATTGTATAGCTCAAATAAGAAAATTATTATCGTTTCTACCTTCCAATAACTCTGAAAAAGCACCTATAGTAGAATGTCAAGATGATCCAAATAGAAAAAATGATGCTTTAAATAGTATAATACCAGATGGTTCAAATAAACCGTATGATATGAAAGAAATTATATATGAAATAATAGACGATGGTGATTTTTATGAAGTTCAACCATTCTTTGCTCAAAATATAATAACAGGTTTTGCAAGAGTAAATGGTGAAAGTATCGGAATAATTGCAAATCAACCAAAGATTATGGCTGGATCACTTGATATAAATGCATCAGATAAATCATCAAGATTTATAAGAACTTGTGATGCTTTTAATATACCTATACTTAGTTTAGTTGATGTACCAGGATTTTTACCAGGAACATCTCAAGAATATGGAGGTATAATCCGTCATGGTGCAAAAATGCTTTACGCATATAGTGAGGCTACAGTTCCTAAAATTACATTAATAACTAGAAAAGCTTATGGTGGTTCGTACCTTGCAATGTGTTCTA
The nucleotide sequence above comes from Paraclostridium bifermentans. Encoded proteins:
- a CDS encoding cobalamin B12-binding domain-containing protein codes for the protein MRPIRVLVAKPGLDGHDRGAKVIARALRDAGMEVIYTGLRQTPEQIVAAAIQEDVDVVAMSILSGAHNHLLPKVVELLNEEEADDILVIGGGVIPEDDIPYLKEKGIAEIFTPGTPTSMTIDFIRENLKRALA
- the mmdA gene encoding methylmalonyl-CoA decarboxylase subunit alpha; this translates as MSQEKLNLLYEKRHKIEQGGGQKRIDKQHSSGKLTARERLNQLFDENTFVELDAFVKHRCTNFGMESKEIPGEGVVTGYGKVEGRLVCAFAQDFTVLGGSLGEMHAKKIGKVMDTALKLGAPVVGLNDSGGARIQEAVDALAGYGEIFYKNTIASGVVPQISAIMGPCAGGAVYSPALTDFVYMVDKTSQMFITGPQVIKTVTGEEVTAEELGGASTHNTTSGVAHFMASNDEDCIAQIRKLLSFLPSNNSEKAPIVECQDDPNRKNDALNSIIPDGSNKPYDMKEIIYEIIDDGDFYEVQPFFAQNIITGFARVNGESIGIIANQPKIMAGSLDINASDKSSRFIRTCDAFNIPILSLVDVPGFLPGTSQEYGGIIRHGAKMLYAYSEATVPKITLITRKAYGGSYLAMCSKDLGADMVFAWPTAEVAVMGPSGAANIIFKNDIKNAKDQKEMREIKIKEYTDEFATPYKAAERGYIDDVIEPSLSRIRIADAIDTLASKREERPPKKHGNIPL
- the mce gene encoding methylmalonyl-CoA epimerase; the protein is MDILRVDHVGIAVNNLEETLRFYEDVLGLKCQGTEIVEDQKVKVAFLPVGDTELELLESTTEDGPIAKFIAKNGGRGGIQHVAVRVDNIEKAIEEVKAKGYKMIDEKPRYGAGNAKIAFCHPKGTDGVLLELSERN
- a CDS encoding acyl-CoA mutase large subunit family protein, which encodes MTKNKEQIQESFNKWEEGKVNKSIARFPERKEKFEFDTGQEMKRLYTPLDAEFDYENDLGYPGQYPYTRGVQPTMYRGKFWTMRMYAGFATAEESNQRYKYLIDQGSMGLSVAFDLPTQMGYDSDDAISEGEVGKVGVCIDSLADMEILFDGIPLDKVSTSMTINAPASVLLAMYIAVAEKQGVSADKLRGTIQNDILKEYVARGTYIFPVKPSMRLITDIFEYCSKEVPKWNTISISGYHIREAGSNAVQEVAFTLADGIAYVNSAIAAGLNVDDFAPRLSFFFNAHNNLLEEVAKFRAARRIWAKVMKERFKATNPKSWALKFHTQTAGCTLTAQQPENNIVRVAIQTLAAVLGGTQSLHTNSKDEALALPTEDSVRVALRTQQIVAHESGVADSIDPLAGSYYIESLTNQIEEEALRLIEKIDELGGAPQAIEKGFIQQEIMDSAYRYQKEIENNDRIIVGVNKFQIEEQSPKGLLKVDPMVGERQKEKIQELKERRNGEKVKQALEALRKACNSDENVMPYILEAVREYATLGEVCGVMREEFGEYKQTVMI
- a CDS encoding aspartate-alanine antiporter-like transporter produces the protein MSFNFADVFLSQFMLMFIAIVTGLIFGKLRFGKFKFGISGALFTGLIIGWGAFKYAANVPEGSQAFKSAQELLSVGVVSSDFFEIFLILFVCAVGLLAAKDMGIVLKKYGLKFVVLGMMITCTSAVATYGATLFSDDSNPYEVSGVYTGALTSSPGLAAAIETARGHATQRVAEFNDMNLVEKEQFLKMAGIKDIPKDLNEFKLTDDIKQQYIVNAEASIGAGHAIGYPFGVLIVILAVNFFPTIFKIDVEKEKLQYKKELEDAKKSSNSSKEIKESKFDILGFVIACTFGYIIGNINIYLPFIGYFSLGSTGGVLIGSLILGYIGKVGSISFRMDSKVLGVIRDVALAFFLAIVGLRYGYKAVDALVGAGAYLGIVSVVVGTVGMMVGFFLGKYVLKINWPMLSGAICGGMTSTPGLGAAVEALGGDEPAAGYGATYPFALLGMVIFTIILHKLPM
- the meaB gene encoding methylmalonyl Co-A mutase-associated GTPase MeaB, whose translation is MKDIVNRVLEGKKRDCARLITIVENEQPGYEDALKDIYKHTGRAYVIGITGPPGAGKSTLTDKLVKLIRKEGKKVGIIAIDPTSPFTKGAILGDRIRMNDLNTDKDVFIRSMGTRGSLGGLSNATQAAIKVLDAYGCEYIFIETVGVGQSEIDIVKTADTTLIVMVPGLGDDIQAIKAGVMEIADVFAVNKADKDGAKRTSLEIEMMLDFKKDWEFRPPVSLAIAETGDGIDKVYENILKHRKFLEESNKLNEKRLERNRIEVKELVQKKVSSLVKNLEYTKEVDDLLLKTISKEIDPYSISNMLFEKVTK
- a CDS encoding acetyl-CoA hydrolase/transferase family protein, with the protein product MDKRLRCDELKSKVMSAKEAAKLFEDNMVVGTSGFTPAGYPKAVPLALADRVKNGENIGITLITGASVGPELDGALSELGIIKRRYPYQTNSSCRNSINNSSINYSDMHLSHTPQWVKYGFFGKMDIALVEAVAITEEGYIIPSTSIGNSNVFVECADKVIIEINTSQPMDLEGIHDIYNLEAPPNRKPIPLVKPDDKIGTPYIICNKDKIAAIVYTDIKDKTRSVAPIDSVSEKMAKNLISFLEKEVEAKRLPKNLLPLQSGVGSVANAILGGLVESKFEDLVVYSEVIQDSVIDLIGCGKVRFASGTSLTISPERLDNFYENFSKYKDKLILRPQEISNSPEVARRLGVIAINTAIEVDIYGNVNSTNIMGSRMMNGIGGSGDFSRNGYLTIFTTESIAKDGKISSIVPMVSHHDHTEHDVMVIVTEQGVADLRGLSPKERAEEIIKNCAHPDYKDALYDYFNRACEGKYKHTPHILEESLSWHKKFLDDGSMIK